From a region of the Calditrichota bacterium genome:
- a CDS encoding TIGR03545 family protein → MRKKGIIILVAIILIFAVIGYFTRDYRIERLIESVGQSIVGAKVELDNFHFSLFKMECSWDRLQIANKNDPWKNILETGRASVKLETRPLFWRRIIINNMKLENVRSGTARTSDGSIPQKEVSEESGSGFFAKAKKGLEKQFSSLPVFDISGMGKKLKVDSLIDVNNLLTVQGYENLEQIADSSFQYWQTQLKTQTYLTRLNELEQKLKSLKIDEMKDVQSLTTGVKKIKEIRQEANSLKKEITEKHAALSSTFSNLQTQLASVQQNLQQDVDRAKQLAHLKDLNVKDVSMLLFGEPVVGKVEQVLGYVALARKYLPAASQMKGTPEKKKPPRLKGQDIDFPFHYRYPKFLLREAKLSAATAAGDTAKAYFVEGNLTGLTNQPPVFGRPTRFDFNLVRVDGNQYHLLGSFDHRGEVPMDSLKLLAKNFALGRISLKKQKYFPAALNASKGDVELAGLFLGDKIDLSLNLAASPVKFIFEQPAKDKVSQIVRDVLNGISKITLNAKLVGESENYQLQMNSNVDRVLANQVKATLAKNLREAQSQVENYVRQQAEIRRKKVESIIQKNRDSIYAEIDNAKNLLDKKLAEIEAKKKQAEQRLEEEKKKLENKAKNKLKSFFKKP, encoded by the coding sequence ATGCGAAAAAAAGGAATTATCATTCTCGTTGCCATCATCCTCATCTTTGCCGTCATCGGTTATTTTACCCGCGATTATCGAATCGAGCGATTGATTGAAAGTGTGGGGCAATCCATTGTCGGCGCCAAAGTGGAATTGGATAATTTTCATTTCAGTCTATTTAAAATGGAATGTTCCTGGGACCGACTGCAGATCGCCAACAAAAATGATCCGTGGAAAAATATTTTAGAAACGGGCAGAGCTTCCGTAAAATTAGAAACGCGTCCACTATTCTGGAGGCGCATCATCATCAACAATATGAAACTGGAAAATGTGCGATCCGGAACTGCCCGCACATCAGACGGAAGCATTCCACAAAAAGAAGTTTCCGAAGAATCAGGTTCCGGTTTTTTTGCCAAAGCCAAAAAGGGACTCGAAAAGCAATTTTCTTCACTCCCGGTGTTCGACATTTCCGGCATGGGCAAAAAATTGAAAGTTGACTCTCTGATCGACGTAAATAATCTGCTCACGGTTCAAGGATATGAAAATTTAGAGCAAATTGCTGACAGCAGTTTTCAATATTGGCAAACGCAACTCAAAACGCAGACCTATTTGACGCGCTTGAATGAATTGGAACAGAAATTGAAATCGCTGAAAATTGATGAGATGAAAGATGTGCAGAGCCTGACCACGGGAGTCAAAAAAATCAAAGAAATTCGACAAGAAGCCAATAGTCTCAAGAAAGAGATTACCGAGAAACATGCTGCGCTGTCGAGCACATTTTCCAACCTGCAGACGCAATTGGCCTCCGTTCAGCAAAATCTCCAGCAAGACGTTGACCGCGCCAAGCAATTGGCGCATCTGAAAGATTTGAACGTCAAAGACGTCAGCATGCTTCTGTTTGGCGAACCTGTGGTGGGAAAAGTCGAGCAGGTTCTGGGATATGTTGCGCTCGCCAGAAAATATCTTCCCGCTGCCAGCCAAATGAAAGGGACGCCTGAGAAAAAGAAACCGCCTCGCCTTAAAGGACAGGATATCGATTTTCCGTTTCACTATCGCTATCCGAAATTTCTGCTGCGTGAAGCAAAACTCTCCGCTGCCACAGCCGCCGGCGATACGGCAAAAGCTTATTTTGTCGAAGGGAACCTGACAGGTCTCACCAATCAGCCGCCTGTTTTTGGCAGACCCACGCGATTCGATTTCAATCTCGTGCGCGTCGACGGCAATCAATATCATCTGTTGGGAAGTTTCGACCATCGCGGCGAAGTGCCGATGGATTCGTTGAAACTGCTGGCAAAAAACTTTGCTCTGGGGAGGATCTCCCTCAAAAAGCAAAAATACTTTCCCGCTGCGCTCAACGCCAGCAAAGGAGACGTGGAATTAGCCGGGCTTTTTCTCGGCGACAAAATCGACCTCTCGCTGAATTTGGCGGCATCTCCCGTAAAATTTATTTTCGAACAACCGGCAAAAGACAAAGTCTCGCAAATTGTCCGAGATGTTTTGAATGGAATTTCGAAAATCACATTGAACGCAAAATTAGTCGGCGAGAGCGAAAATTATCAATTGCAGATGAATTCCAATGTGGATCGGGTGCTGGCAAATCAAGTAAAAGCCACGCTCGCGAAAAATCTGCGCGAAGCGCAAAGTCAAGTAGAAAATTACGTCCGCCAGCAAGCGGAAATTCGCAGAAAAAAAGTGGAGTCGATCATTCAGAAGAATCGTGATTCCATTTACGCGGAAATTGACAATGCCAAAAATTTGCTGGATAAAAAGTTAGCAGAGATCGAGGCAAAAAAGAAGCAGGCGGAGCAGAGGTTAGAAGAAGAAAAGAAAAAATTAGAAAATAAAGCCAAAAATAAGTTAAAAAGTTTTTTCAAAAAGCCCTAA
- a CDS encoding M48 family metalloprotease — MSAKFQIKLIISVVVLSLIVWAISCAVNPVTGKKEFMLLTQNDEIALGKQSDRDVVATYGVYQDQNLQNYINSIGKKIAKLSHRPNLDWQFRLLDSPVINAFAVPGGFVYITRGILAYLNNEAELAGVVGHEIGHVAARHSAKSYSKAMVAQLGFGIGGMLSETFRKYSGLAQFGTQMLFLKFSRDHERQADALGVEYSTKAGYDSRNMANFFVTLQRLNPQSAQGGLPGWFSTHPNPAERVQSIKKDAQKWEANVPQKQLAVNRNGYLQKINGLVFGEDPRQGYRENNMFYHPQLKFQFPVPAQWGLANTPSQVQMYNQAQDAVVFFTLAQGNSPTAAANQFLQQSGAVVQSRQNTNVNGLPAHTVISQIADQQSGSTIAVISYFIKMDQNIFVFHGFTTPDKFNAYLAKLKQPMRGFKRLTDRRKINVKPARIAIKKVTRQRTLRQALQSFGVAAADLEKIAILNERNLNDVIPANTLIKVVQK; from the coding sequence ATGAGCGCGAAATTTCAAATCAAGCTCATCATTTCTGTTGTGGTTTTGTCGCTGATTGTGTGGGCGATTTCCTGCGCTGTGAATCCGGTGACCGGCAAAAAGGAATTTATGCTGCTCACACAAAACGACGAAATTGCGCTGGGCAAACAATCCGACCGCGATGTCGTTGCGACTTATGGGGTTTACCAGGACCAAAATTTACAAAATTACATCAACAGCATCGGCAAAAAAATAGCGAAACTCAGCCACCGACCGAATTTAGATTGGCAATTTCGGCTGTTAGATTCGCCGGTGATAAACGCTTTTGCGGTTCCCGGCGGATTTGTTTACATCACGCGAGGCATTTTAGCTTACCTGAACAATGAGGCGGAATTAGCCGGCGTTGTCGGGCACGAAATCGGACACGTCGCCGCACGCCATTCGGCAAAATCCTACAGCAAAGCTATGGTCGCGCAATTAGGTTTCGGCATCGGCGGCATGCTTTCCGAAACATTTCGCAAATATTCCGGTCTGGCGCAATTTGGGACGCAGATGCTTTTTCTCAAGTTCAGCCGCGATCACGAGCGACAGGCCGACGCGCTGGGAGTTGAATATTCCACCAAGGCAGGATATGATTCCAGAAATATGGCGAATTTCTTCGTCACATTGCAAAGATTAAATCCCCAGTCCGCGCAGGGCGGTTTACCCGGCTGGTTCTCAACGCACCCCAATCCTGCGGAACGAGTGCAAAGTATAAAAAAAGACGCGCAAAAATGGGAAGCGAATGTACCGCAAAAACAACTGGCTGTCAATCGTAATGGTTATTTGCAAAAAATCAACGGTTTGGTTTTCGGCGAAGACCCACGCCAGGGCTACAGAGAAAATAACATGTTTTACCATCCGCAATTGAAATTTCAATTTCCCGTGCCAGCACAGTGGGGATTGGCAAATACGCCTTCTCAGGTGCAAATGTACAATCAGGCGCAGGATGCTGTTGTATTTTTCACTCTGGCTCAGGGGAATTCACCCACAGCCGCTGCGAATCAATTCTTGCAGCAAAGCGGCGCGGTAGTTCAGTCGCGGCAAAACACCAACGTCAATGGTCTGCCCGCGCACACAGTCATTTCGCAAATTGCGGATCAGCAATCGGGTTCTACGATTGCTGTCATTTCCTATTTTATCAAAATGGACCAAAATATTTTTGTATTTCACGGTTTCACTACGCCGGACAAATTTAACGCATATCTGGCAAAGCTAAAACAGCCAATGCGGGGATTCAAGCGACTAACCGACCGCCGGAAAATTAATGTCAAACCAGCGCGAATCGCCATCAAAAAAGTCACTCGACAGCGGACTCTACGCCAGGCGCTTCAGTCTTTCGGCGTCGCCGCCGCGGATCTGGAGAAAATTGCCATTTTGAATGAGAGAAATTTGAACGACGTGATTCCGGCGAATACTTTGATTAAGGTGGTGCAAAAATAG
- a CDS encoding TIGR03546 family protein, producing MIWLKIVSKFIKAFRSGETPGQIAAGFAVGFFIGLMPFWTLQTLILFFILILVNINLAAATVAFLIANMIAYLLDPVFHSLGYFILTQIPFLQGIWEVIYNSVFGPLTRFYNTVVMGSFVSGLILFFPIYFGMKKFVVSYREKFEEKIKKWKIVQVISGSKVFQFYEKVRDLGGN from the coding sequence ATGATCTGGCTCAAAATTGTCTCCAAATTTATCAAAGCATTCCGTTCAGGCGAAACACCGGGGCAAATCGCCGCTGGGTTTGCTGTGGGATTTTTTATCGGCTTGATGCCCTTCTGGACGCTGCAAACACTGATTCTGTTTTTCATTCTCATTTTAGTGAACATTAATTTGGCGGCAGCGACAGTCGCCTTTCTCATCGCGAATATGATTGCCTATTTGCTCGATCCGGTTTTTCATTCTTTAGGTTATTTTATTTTGACTCAAATCCCCTTCTTGCAGGGAATCTGGGAGGTCATTTACAACTCAGTATTCGGCCCCCTGACCCGATTTTACAATACTGTGGTCATGGGAAGCTTTGTTTCCGGACTCATCCTTTTCTTCCCCATCTATTTTGGCATGAAAAAATTTGTGGTTTCGTACCGAGAAAAGTTTGAAGAAAAAATAAAAAAGTGGAAAATCGTGCAGGTGATCAGCGGCAGCAAAGTGTTCCAATTTTATGAAAAAGTACGCGATCTGGGAGGTAACTAA